The window ACTCCCTGCACCAATAGAAGCTACTCAAACATATGCGGATCTAAAGAGGGGATAACCACTGCATTACTAGACTGTTGTGGTTgattatcatatttccatgaaGTATTTTGATGTAGCAATGGTAGTTGTTGAGGTCGTTGTTGCTGATACTATTGCGATGGTCATTTATGCTGCTATGATAATTTATCTTTATTGAACAATAATGGACACTAGAAGTTGTCTTTGGAATAAACACACTCATATCCTCTCGGGGCAGtgtgatggttaagacatggggtattgtcacatgaggtcttggggtcgaaactcggcgtgaccgagcatgacctcccccatgtcttggccatttgcactaatggctagtagccacctgtgatttacctcctccgtgttggcctagggacgggttggcgggggcgctgggggcgaacgaatcaccttttgccacatggaATAAACACACTCATCACTAGAAACCTTcatatttgacatattttgaTTATGAGACAGAGGCCACTAAGGTGCTGCAAAAACAGATGGCGTAGACGGTGCAATAATCCTCTTATTAACCTGAGACTTAAGGCGAATTTCCTCAGCTAGCAATTCATGTATCACTAAATCAATAGAAGGGATATGACTACGATGTAAAATTATTCCACACAATTCTTCAAAATCATCACGAAAAGCCATAAAAAATTAGACAAGATGTTGTTCTTCTCTACGAGTGGCATAAGCTGGGAATACTCGTAATTTTGGGGATTATATGAGTGTCAACTGATCTCATAGTTCTGACATGATAGAATAAAAATCTTGGACGCTCATATCTTGCTGTTGAAGTGCTCGGATATCTGCTTCCAATTGATATCATGTTTTGCAAAATTAGATGGTGCATAATTTTGCCAGATGATCCCAAATCTCTTTGGCAGTTTCATACTTGGCCAACTGAGCACCAATAAAGTGTGTAACAGAATTATTGATCCATGTAATAATCTTCGCATTATCAACCTCCCAACTATCCCACAACTTTGCATAATTGTAGCGTTGTTGTCTATAGGTTTAACTCACACATCTGAAACATATCTCCATATAGATTTTCTTCACAAGAAATATTTCATAACATATCCCCAATACGAATAATTTTTTTCGTTCAATTTGACACTAATCGATTGAAGCGAATCATCTATACAATCACTTATGATAATAGAACGAATAGTACTCACAAATAACCAAAAGATAAACAAAACCAAGTTGatgtaaaaataaaagaaactcaATCAAAAGCTCATAACAAGAAGATAAAGGTTGTGGATCGAATTAACAGTTTTTCGATCAACCTATTAAAGTCATGAAGATGAAGACTTTAACACCATGTAAacattgagaagagaaaaaagtTAGCCGTATTATTGAATCAAAAGTATTATTGAATCAAAAgtgttttagaaatttagagtacAAAGGATTATATATCTAGATTAAGAACCCTGAACCATTAATTGAAAAGGAAAAGACTAAAATACCCTAAACATATAaacaaattattatatataatctGACTGTTAGAACTTGTTTCTTAGCCCCATATCTTCATAGAAATCTGGCTCTTGCTCATATTAAAGTAATCCACAACCTTCATTGCCACAGACAGATAGTTCTCCCAAAAAATATGACTTGTTCCAATTGCTTCAAGGATGCTTGCCAAGTAGTTTCTATATAATGGTGGTACAGGCCAAATGAACCTTTAACTTTTGGTTTCTAGATGGCAAAAAGGTTCGGATTGAATTTTCATCATACCCAGAGACTACTTCAATTTTGTTGAAGTACAGAGAAGCACCACCTGTCATATCGCATTATCTTGCCAAAGATGGCATTCCAGGCAGTACTGTATTCAGCAGTCTTGCATACAACCACTATCATCCAATCTGAAGCAGATAGGTGACTTTCCTGGGATGCATAAGAGATCTCAGATCAAATTGTATTTGTTCCACGGGTTCAACAGCAAGTGAGATACGGTAACTCTGCTGGGTACAAATTTGAAGGTTCAAGAGGGGTAGAACAGTTTGATAATTTTTGGCTGGACATTAAGGAGTGTTTTCCTCACCCACTTGTACTATATATTTACCTTTATAGATTACATAGCAAATCTCAAATAGTGGAGGCAAACACAACTTTACGATGATGTAATTTGATAGCTTTTGGTTTTGTTTAAGTTTATAGTATGTAGGGGGGAAATACAAGTTGGTCAAAAACTCTTATTAATGGATTCTTTGCTGCTATATTGTCGTTGATATTATTAAATTTTGAGGGATATCCTAAAGCAACCATTTTATGATTTTCActgtttatttgataaatatagagtTATTATTTGAGTGAAtattatatgtttaaataattttaaaatcattatttactTAATGTCcgcaatataattcatagcataagAGAATTTGTAATTgaatcacaacttgtgattatctctacatatataattatgaacgtattgaaaTTTCCCTAATCGTCGAATTCGTGCATtaagacatcatcaattctataagactagtacgggttatactccttgattcGGTCAAACAATTGTTTCTTACTAGTTGGAGATATTGGGacgtcgagagttaaacgtggatactagttatggaaactagttcattggagtaacttcttgtaaaacttcatatggttctctataaATCTGGATATGTCTGTAAAGTTTTTACTGCAactcgagtgtaagtttccttcaacttgaggtatacaagtcatcttggtcgtgaagacttatactttgatatcttaatcAAGCATCTCCTTGGAAGTGTGGACAcgagatgattgagtataagtagAAATGTTCAAAGGTGTCTGAATAGCACACGAAGGATTCATCGCTCTTTACGAGGAGACGTATACTCTATggccactcattaggattattattcaaagtctttggctaaagcatcacatgttaagagtatgagactcttgtatacatgtgtaagtaatttgaattcgtagaacgagaaaatattacttgggctaggtgtgacgtaatcAACCTAGTGAGAGCAAACACATAGACCATGCCATGTACCAAGTAGGTATAAGATGAATGAAAGAAACGAGACATGACTCACTGTAACTActgaagggttcagaattagttctgagatcaactgtattttctgactaattggggatcatgatgtactactaggtgtcactcatgattgttCCATAATTAagaagttaattatggacgaccaagataaaccgaGAACCTATTCAGTCCTACGCactatgaatttttaaaagacataaaataagttagagaataagATTCTCAGATCAAAGGATAAATATGTAGTTGGACCATACATgggacatatatataaatatttgtcGGAATAGAAGCGCGGATGAACCACATCTCTTATAGAAGAGTTGAACCCTATTTGAtttagccatgaaccaacttgatttagttgtgaaccaaaccaagggttaatgagctaattttttttgttaaggcATAATAGGttagatttgggctttctaatccaactcattaaataTGACTATATGTTGATATgattaagagagaattaatacacaattcACTATTGGCttgattagattttgaaattctaaactcaatacCTCTCTCCCTCTACCTCTCTCTTGCTAccgaccacaacaagagggtCTCCTGTTGTTGCtgtgagccacccaaaggaagaaggtcttccttttgcttcttcttcctattTGATCATTCTCCTTCGCTTGTGGCTAGTTCCTTCCGAAGGTAAAGTTTGTTCttttggagttgtcttgaagaacTCGACGTAGATGTTGATAGAGGTGAGATTTAATAACGTCGCAAAAGGTTGATGTCattctcattacaggtcatccgtaagatatacctagaataattattattcaattttattttattttatgttcttcTCTGTCTGATTATATCTTacatgcgtgtggtgtgtgtgatacaataaattaatttatttatcgtTAAGTGTTCCGCTGTACATATTTACGAAACGTACTTTTAGCACACCACATGATAGACATATCCATCAGTGATATTAGAGTCTGATCATGTATTGAtatgatcataaaattattttacgatttgtaattagtgttgtaattaattttgagatttttctagaattattaaaaaaaatatttttggaagtttcttaaattgttataaaaattacttttgaaaagtttctaaaataattttagaaaattaaatttagaagtattctgttaatttagaaattattatttatgggattttttgaaattttaagaaatatattatttttttaaaaaaaatactttattaGTAAATAATAAATTTGGAATGATGACGTAGTCATTTGATCTTGAATGGGGCACGGATACATGAGAAAtaagtgttgggaccgaaaagttgctagaggggggtgaatagctcggcgcatgctcggtgcttgacgttgcttgtttcttcgaagatgtgcagcggaaatataagaaacaaaaacatacaacgctaacacttgagattttacttggtattcacctcacaagaggtgactagtccaaggatccacgcacacacacacacctccactaataaacactcctttttggtaactatcgaaggcggagaagccctacaagttcacactacaagaagaaagggaaaggatacacaaatacaagcaaaagcatacaatgagtatagaaaccctaaccctagctttcttcttcagctgtagatccgcctcttgatttggaaaacctccaagaaccttcaagaactggcgatctgatctttgtggagaagtTGTGGAAGCGTTGaagtgatctgagatgaatcggtgagattctactgaaggaaacgctcgcctgcagctaaatacgacgccaacggtcggatcccgatcgattggattgctcccaatcgatcgggaaggctttggatcgatcaaccgatcgatccagagtgcctctgtgctctctggaatagcctggatcgatcagctgatcgatccagggcttatcgcgcacaaacagcagctcccaatcgatccactgatcgattgggacctctggatcgatccacggatcgatccaaaggggttttattcgtggggactcacccgatcgatcagatgatcgattgggcatgatccaatcgatcggctgatcgatccagatctgctggatcaatcggctgatcaatccaaatctgctggatcaatcggctgatcaatccagatattggtttttgcccaaaagcaagtccaaagccccctaaaccaacatccagttaaTCATGAGTTGTTGGTACAtaaaaacctagcatccggtcacccttgaccagttaggattctctcaccaagtgtctggtcaatccctttgacccacttggacttttttcctcttgccaagtatccggtcaattcctttgacctacttgaactttcaccagatgtctggttaaccttgacccatctggatttccccgtgcctggcttcactcaccaggacttcccttctgcctagcttcactcactaggatttctcttctgcctagcttcactcaccaggactttcacctagcttcactcactaggatttccctctgcctggcttcactcaccacgactttcacctagcttcactcactaggatttccttctgcctgactttactcaccaggactttcacctagcttcactcactaggattttcagtcaagtatcctgtCAACTTTGACCTGCTTGACTCTCCTttacaatctccccacatgaacaattgtacctgcaatgttcatgtgttgtctacaaatATTGTGAAACAtcaaaaccaaatcatcaagactcgagcttgactcacttcaagtccagtcaaacaggtcaaccttgacctaggaaatattACATCAATAATAAGGACAAAGGATCTGATCTGACAATAAATATTATCTAAGAACATTTGTCATTAAATTGGGTTAGTTCAATTCTATCTATGTAGGCAGTACCTCCACCTCTCACATTGAGATGCTAGGATTCACTCGAGATCGGTGGGATCAATCATTCCAATGTAAAAGACTGGGGCACTGCTTGTACAGACATGGTGAAATCAATCGCTGAACTGGACCGAACTGATCTCTAAATTCACATTAATTCTTGATTTTTTGAAAGGCAAATTATCGGAAACATCAGAACAATTACTCTTTGAACGTTATATGTTTTCACTTTATTGGGATGTGGTCTCAATAAATTTCCCAGATTCTCGTTGTGGCAGATTTTAAATCCTTCCTGAGCTTTGGTCATATTATGGTGATTGAAGGCACTGATATTGACGAGGATGCTGATATTTTTTGGAGTCATTTATAATATTCTTACTCAGATTCATTCTAAGCAGTTAGAAATTTCATCGATACAGCGTTTGGATTTACTCAGGAATAATGCATGGATTTCACTTGTGCTTGTGCTTCTTAATGCTGGTCTTTTAAAATGCTCCAGAGAAAATAATCATGATCAGCATTACTTGGCTAATCAATCAGCGGACGTTGGATTTCAAGAGAGCAATGATATATACAACACATTAAGATAACAAGTTGGATACTCGACGAGTATTCAAAGTTTCATGGTCATTCCAACAAttgttattcaaaaatttattgatccagaaggagttttttttttatagaggtattattttaaatttgaggataatttttttttaatctggaAGAATCTAAAGGTGCGTTTATTTAGTTtgtgtattttttattttcattttatgaaaaacatatgtttatgaaaaatagtgtttggtttatatttttcatacccatttttttaaaaaataaatatcattttttagaaaaataaaaaaatctaaaaatcattttttattttctaaaaaatgcacaatggaaaaggtGCAAATCAAGCACACCCTACCCTAAgatttttattactatttttaataattttaaatttttttaatacttGAGATATTTTTAGTATTAAGCTAGTTTtcataatttctatttttatattccgtttaagatttttaaaattgtaaggattttttttttttacttttgtactctatataaataattatttgtttAAAAGTATTACTTTTTCGACATCTCCTGCGTCAGAAGATCAGCATCCTGCCCGACGTCAGAAGATTCCTCGTTTGTCTTCGCGTTCTTTGTTCTCGTTCATCGGCGTTCTCCCAATGTCGGTGGCTACTCAAACGGCGATTTCTTCTCCCTTCCGGCGCCGGGCCGTCATTTACGAACGCGCGCTCAAGGCCTTACCTGGAAGCTACAAACTGTGGCATGCGTACCTCCGCGAGCGCCTCGAAGCCGTCCGCGGCCGCCCCGTCAACGACCTGGCCTTCGATTCTCTCAACAACACCTTTGAGCGCGCCCTCGTGACGATGCACAAGATGCCTCGCATCTGGCTCATGTATCTCGCCTCCCTCTCCGAGCAGCGACTCCTCACCCGCGCTCGTCGGACCTTCGATCGTGCCCTCCGCTCCCTCCCTGTCACCCAGCACGATCGCATCTGGGAGCCCTACCTCACTCTTGTCTCCCTCCCCGGTGTTCCCGTGGAGACCTCCCTACGCGTCTTCCGCCGGTACCTCTTGTTCGATCTTTCCCACATCGAAGATTTCATCAATTTTCTTATAGCCTCGAAGCGCTGGCAGGAAGCCGCAGAGCGGCTTGCTGGTGTACTTAATGACAACAGCTTCCGTTCCATCAAGGGTAAGACACGGCATCAGCTCTGGCTTGAGCTTTGCGATCTCCTCACTCACCATGCCACTGAGGTGTCTGGCCTTAATGTTGACGCCATAATACGCAGTGGCATCCGGCGGTACACGGATGAGGTTGGGCGACTATGGACGTCCCTTGCGGATTACTATGTCCGCAGGGGATTGTATGAGAAGGCGAGGGACATCTTTGAGGAGGGCGTTCAGATTGTGACAACAGTTAGGGATTTCAGTGTGATCTTTGAAAGTTACGCACAGTTTGAACAGAGTGGGCTTGAAGCAAAGATGGAGACagctgaggaggagaaggaggatgggGAAGGggaggaagatgaaaggaaggTTGATTTATCAAAGCTGAGCAAGAAGTTCCTCCATAGCTTTTGGTTAAATGATGACAATGATACAGATTTAAGGATGGAGAGGTTTGAGAATCTTCTCTCCCGTCGGCCAGAGCTCCTTAACAGTGTGCTCTTACGACAAAATCCACACAATGTGGAACAGTGGCACAGGCAAGTTGGCTATATAGCAATTTGTTCTtcttttgattattattttagtCCATTTAGGTTACTgaatctttttatttatttatttattttgttgtgCAGGCGAGTTAAAATTTTTGAGAATGATCCAGCAAAACAGGTTTTCACTTACACAGAGGCAGTGAGAACAATTGATCCGTTGAAGGCAGTGGGGAAGCCTCACACACTTTGGGTTGCCTTTGCCCGATTATATGAGAGCCACAATGATCTCAAGAATGCTAGGGATATTTTTGAGAAGGCTGTCAATGTCAATTACAAGGCAGTGAACCATCTAGCAACTGTCTGGTGTGAATATGCTGAAATGGAGCTGAGACACAAGGAGTTCAGAACAGCCATTGAGCTAATGCGGAAGGCCACTGCAGAGCCCTCAGTTGAAGTCAAGCGCAGAGGTactaaatttatttagtttttgttgttTTGTGCCCCATAATAGTCCTGTTAAGATGAAGAATTATCTTTATTTACATTACCTACTAGACCGTGAAGCACTTGTGCTTGGATTTATGTTGGAAACAGcatattttttttatgcttaTAAAAAATTTGCAATTACATGAGATAATCAGCCTAGTAATGACAGCAGGTCACCAGTGGACCAACATGAACAGTTGAATTTAAAGTTATTGGATCATTATCTAGTAATCCCATGTAAGCtagaaaattatgtaaaaatgTGTAATTTAAACGTTACCCAAACTGTTGTGATAAGGTATTaagtttttcttctccttttttttttattgcttAATACTTATCTCAAATCCAGATAACTTTAGAATCTGGATGAAACTTGGGAAACAAAACTTTATCCTTCTTGGACTTAGATACCTTAAGAAGTCAAGCTAAAACAAGATCCATCAGCATTGTGCTCATTTTGAAGTTGTTTTCTACCTGTATCATGATTGTATGCTAACATGATAGTATTGCTAGCCTACAAATGAACCAAAAGGATGCTAATTGGTTTTCAACACATTGTCTTTTTGCAGTTGCTGCTGATGGTAATGAGCCTGTACAGATGAAGCTACACAAATCATTGAGGCTGTGGAGCTTTTATGTGGATTTGGAGGAGAGCCTTGGGATGTTGGAGTCGACTCGAATAGTTTATGAGCGTATACTTGATCTGCAAATAGCAACTCCACAAATTATCCTAAATTATGCATTCTTTCTTGAGGTAAGAAACAAGTGATATTCTTGTGATGTTTCACTTCTTGATGAAAATTCTTTCATTCTCAAATTTGTTTTGCTTTGACCTTTCAGGAGAACAAATACTTTGAAGATGCATTCAAGGTTTATGAGAGAGGTGTGAAGATATTTAAATACCCACATGTTAAAGATATATGGGTCACCTACCTCTCCAAGTTTGTTAAGAGATATGGAAAGACAAAGTTGGAGCGTGTAAGAGAGTTGTTTGAACATGCTATTGAGCAGGTATTGATTAAGTTTTAACTGTTGGCTTTTGATGGATTCACTCAAGTGTGCATGTTTAGTTGTATGTCAATATGAGATCAATAAGTTTTATGTTAGTTTGGTTAATTAACTCTCGGTGTTTATGATGAATTAAATCAGGATGTTTTCTATCAATCGCTCTAAAAGGATGATAGTGGATGAATAGTATGTTGGCTTCTCAGTCAATGCTTGTTTGATGCACATAAGTTTGTGTCTTGGTTTTGAAATCATCTTTTGGCTCCAGTTCTCTGATTTTACATGTTTTATGATTTGTTTTTGTAAACCTTCAATTAGCGGGTCTTTGCTAGTTTGTTTAATTTCAGTTACTTATAACAACTAAAGTAGTATATATTCTTTGTGTGGGTGTGGGTTGGGAGTCGTTGGATAATTGAGCCATTGAGGTTCCAAAACATCAGTTCTCCATTTTTGTCTCCGGTGAATAGAAAAAGTACAATCCTGATATGTGCTCAATGATGCATCAAAGTCATTAGTTTTTTTGTTCTAATATTCTACATCAGCTTTATTTATCTTCATTGCAGTACTCAGTTTAGGAAACTTTGCTCAGTCCAACATTTTACATTTACTGTCTATAAGAACATATTTCACAATTGGATACCGATTATGTTTGATTAATATTTAGTCATGTGATATTAGTCTACTCTAATATTAGCCCtttataaactttttttttcACTAGAATAGACTATTTCAGATTATGGCATGATTGTATTGATTCTTTAGGGGAAAAAAGAAAGAATATAGTTCTGTTGCCTTAACAGTAGAGGCTAATTAATGAGTTTCTATGTCATGGTCAGGCACCTGAAAATGAGGTAAAGCCAATATTCCTTCAATATGCAAAACTGGAGGAAGAGTATGGTCTTGCGAAGCGTGCAATGAAGGTCTATGATCAAGCAGTGAAGACTGTCCCTGACAGTGAGAAATTGAGCATGTATGAGATTTATATAGCTAGAGCAGCTTCAATATTCGGTGTTCCAAAAACTAGGGAGATATACCaggttggtttttttttttttgtttgtctcTTCCTGTTGAATCTTAACAAGATTTATCTGCAGCTGTTAATTGAGGCATTCAATCTGAGATATTGGTCAATTCTTTGCTTTGTTATCATTGTTCCTCTCTAGGAGCGTAAATAATTCATGGCGATCATAAGTTAAGAACTTGCTAAATGCAGAATAATTCTCAAATCCAAAGGTAGTATCTTTGATTGAGAACTAACACATTATCCAGCAAGGGTACTTCTAACAGTACAATATAGGATCCGGTTGATAACCTACCTACTACAACGTAAATTTTTTGGTATCCCTACACTTTAGCTTGGATATACTTAACTAACCTAATTAACATAGGTTATATTAGAATGTTAATATTATAGTATGTCATATGATAATTGATCAGAATAGTTGTTGTTGTGTCACCATGCTTTTGTGTTTAAAATAGATCTTTTAATTCGTGTTGTCTTCTTATTCAATATTGCATCTTTGCTTAACTTCATATTGCTTCTTCTTCAGCAAGCCATTGAATCTGGTCTGCATGATAATGACGCCAAGAAAATGTGCTTGAAGTATGCTGAATTGGAAAAGAACCTTGGAGAAATAGATCGTGCACGGGCCATCTATGTTTTTGCATCACAGTTTGCAGATCCACGTTCTGATCCAGATTTCTGGAAAAAATGGAAAGATTTTGAGATTCAGCATGGTAATGAGGACACTTTCAGGGAAATGCTTCGTATAGGTCGTAGTGTTTCTGCGAGCTACAGCCAGGTAACTTCTAATTTCTGTTGTCGAGGCTGAGCTGTTAGATATTTAACTTATACTGTTTCTGACTTAACACTGTCTCTGACAGACACATGTCATCCTGCCTGAGTACTTGATGCAAAAAGATCAAAAAATGAACTTGGAGGAAGCTGTGGACACACTGAAGCGTGCAGGGGTCCCAGAGGATGAAATGGCTGCTCTAGAAAGGCAGTTGGCTCCTGCAACCAACAATTTACCTTCTAAGGATGGTGTCCGGACAGTGAGCTTTGTCAGTGCTGGATCTGAATCACAGTCAGATGGTGTTAGGCAAGTGACTGCAAACAGCGAAGATATTGAGTTGCCTGAGGAGAGTGATTCAGATGACGAGAAAATTGAAATTTCTCAGAAGGATGTTCCTGCTTCTGTGTTTGGAGATTTGGCAAACAAGCGTGCCTTGGATGCTGACCACAAAGCCGATGCGAAAGATAACACAAACAGTACCCATCTTGGAGCACTTGAGCGAATCAAGAGGCAACGGCAACAATGATGCCACATCACGAATGTTACTGGCTTCAGATTGTATTTCCTGAAATTCCTGAATCTCGTGAGTTACTGCAATTGTTGTCATTACCTGAATCAAAGTTGTCTGTTTCATTATCTTGTCTGGTGGTTAAAACAGTCCACTAGATATCAAATTTCACTAAGTATGAAATTACTCATAGGTGTGGATTTCTTTAATTTTCAATAGAATATGTATGAAATTACTCAATAAGTATTGCGGGTCATTAATTACTCGTCATATTGTTATACAAATTATCTATTGTTAATTAACTCTTATTTAGCCAGCTTCTACAAATAAATAAGCTGAAAAATGACACTAAGAAGCTGTGAGGCAAAATATGAATCAGAGATTGATAAATTTAATGATCCAGATAAATTAAACTTCTGCATATAAAATTGAGAGCGCAAAAAAGAATACAAAAGAGATTAATGAATTTAATGGTCCAGATAGATCTATTTATCTATGTAACTATAAATTAAATAGTCTTAATTAATGTT is drawn from Zingiber officinale cultivar Zhangliang chromosome 1B, Zo_v1.1, whole genome shotgun sequence and contains these coding sequences:
- the LOC122047822 gene encoding pre-mRNA-splicing factor SYF1-like; the encoded protein is MSVATQTAISSPFRRRAVIYERALKALPGSYKLWHAYLRERLEAVRGRPVNDLAFDSLNNTFERALVTMHKMPRIWLMYLASLSEQRLLTRARRTFDRALRSLPVTQHDRIWEPYLTLVSLPGVPVETSLRVFRRYLLFDLSHIEDFINFLIASKRWQEAAERLAGVLNDNSFRSIKGKTRHQLWLELCDLLTHHATEVSGLNVDAIIRSGIRRYTDEVGRLWTSLADYYVRRGLYEKARDIFEEGVQIVTTVRDFSVIFESYAQFEQSGLEAKMETAEEEKEDGEGEEDERKVDLSKLSKKFLHSFWLNDDNDTDLRMERFENLLSRRPELLNSVLLRQNPHNVEQWHRRVKIFENDPAKQVFTYTEAVRTIDPLKAVGKPHTLWVAFARLYESHNDLKNARDIFEKAVNVNYKAVNHLATVWCEYAEMELRHKEFRTAIELMRKATAEPSVEVKRRVAADGNEPVQMKLHKSLRLWSFYVDLEESLGMLESTRIVYERILDLQIATPQIILNYAFFLEENKYFEDAFKVYERGVKIFKYPHVKDIWVTYLSKFVKRYGKTKLERVRELFEHAIEQAPENEVKPIFLQYAKLEEEYGLAKRAMKVYDQAVKTVPDSEKLSMYEIYIARAASIFGVPKTREIYQQAIESGLHDNDAKKMCLKYAELEKNLGEIDRARAIYVFASQFADPRSDPDFWKKWKDFEIQHGNEDTFREMLRIGRSVSASYSQTHVILPEYLMQKDQKMNLEEAVDTLKRAGVPEDEMAALERQLAPATNNLPSKDGVRTVSFVSAGSESQSDGVRQVTANSEDIELPEESDSDDEKIEISQKDVPASVFGDLANKRALDADHKADAKDNTNSTHLGALERIKRQRQQ